One Nicotiana tomentosiformis chromosome 1, ASM39032v3, whole genome shotgun sequence genomic window, CTTTACTGCTGGAAACCGAGATCGCCTTCATATCCCTTACCGCCTattgatctcctcttatttgtttgattccctatagagttgggaattttagaaggtggtgatatgttgatggtacgaCCTTCATAGTTTGCCAAGAATTATGTTGTAGCTCATGTCATCGTCTACTACTTAAAATAAGGTAGTCTTCATGACCCATTCGGCGTTCGTGGGCAGTATGATCTaccctcgggttgtcacactttcCAAGTTGAACCTGACGAGGAGTTTTATTGCCGGAACGATGCTTCCAGTTAGCTTAGCTTGTTCCAacactctccattgaatgatgttgACTGAACTTCTTGGGTCAACCAAAACACATTTGATCTTGAAATCTAAAACGTTAAGAGAAAGTACTAGGGAATAGTTGTGTGGCAGTAAAAGTCCATCAGCGTCCTCTTCTGTGAAGGTGATGTCGTCCTCGGCGACTTCCCACCGTCTCTTGCTATGAGTCACCGACACATTTGTATTTTTTGCCGCCAAAAAGGTTACAATGTTGATCTCGGTCCccccaaaaatcatgttgatagttaGTCGAGGAGGGTATTCCCCTATATTCGAGGGCTCTGCGTTGTTTTGGCTGCGACCATAATTATTCTTAGCCCAGTCGCTTAAGAATTCCCTGAGATGGCCATTCTTTAACAATGTTGCCACCTCCTCGtgcagatgtcggcagtccccagtctgATGGCCATTAGtcccatgatattcacaccataaattaagatccctctggctggaatcAGATCTCATTGGCCTCGGGAACCACGCTTCCTTGATGTTTCTCATTGCCGAGACCAACACTACTATGCTGACATTGAAATTATACTCCGACAACCTGGGATAGGTGGAATCATGGGAACCCGATACCTCTTTGTCTTGCCATGACCTATTATTCCGGCCGCGGTCAGTTCTTCTATCGGGAGCGAACCTATCCGCTAACCAGAACCCTCTGCCGCATCCTTCGGCCTTTTCGTAGGGCAAAAATCGGCCCTTAGAAGATCGTCGATTTGCATCACAATCATCCTTCGATTTATCCCTATTTTTTTCCCGATCCCGAACCTTAGTTGATGCCGGAAACCTGAGCTGGTCATCTTATATTCTTATCTTTGATTCGTAACGGTTATGGACATCCGCCCATGTAGTTGATTGGAACTCGAGCTGGATTTCTTTAAGTTTTCGGGAGGCGTCGGAGCTCCTCGGGTTCAACCCTTTAGTAAATGACTGAGCTACCCATTCATCTGACACGGCCGGTAGAAACATCCTTTCTTTATGAATCTTGGTCATGAACTCACGCAACAACTCGAACTCTTTTTGCAAAATTCTGAATATGTCCGCCTTCTAGACCTGGACCTTCTTGGCCTGGTATGGGCCTTGATGAAATAttctgcgagcatctcaaaggaatctattgagtgTTGGGGTAAGAGTGAGTACCACGTCAGGGCCCTCTTCGTAAGGGTTTCTCCGAACTTCTTCAGCAGGATCGACTCAATCTCATCTTGATCCAAGTCGTTTCCTTTCACCATCGTTGTATATGTGGTGATATGCTCCTGAAggtccgaagtcccatcatatttcggTATAtctggcattttgaaccgctttagAATTAACTCTGCTGCTGCGCTCGGTTTGAACATCAATTGGGTGTATTTCTATGAGTCCGGGCCCTTCAGCACTGATGGTGCGCCCAAAATTTGGTCCTTTCGAGCGTTTctttccctcataaaccgcatAAGCTTGGTTTTGAAGAGATAATTACTATTGTTGTTACCAGATCCGTTGCTGATACCCCCGACCCCGTCTAAGCCGACCTCACCCCTCGGGGTATTTTTATCAACCCTTTGCactgtttgatttgcgggagcaccgAGAGGAACTGGGCCTCTTCCATTCGCATTGTTGGAAGCACCTGACAACGCTTGTTTTAGTTCTGTCATGGTCTAGTCTTGCCATGAGAGATGACCCATGATGGCCTTTTGCTGTTCTCTCAAGATCCTCACCGTTTTCGCAACGTGCTcatcttcagcatcatcaggagtcgtCTCCCGTACGTGTCAGGGATATCACCCGCCATGGACCGGGGTTCCACGTCCTCCTTGTTGTGAGTGTCACTAATCGAATCCTCATGTTGAGGTAGATTCTCTTGTGCCTTAACGTTATGTGTgatgttgacatcattagctgacatcccccccctcccccgatTTTTGCTACGATACAAAAAATCAAACATGCTAGTAATAGATGTagggatcaactcaattacgcagttgtctaagccccacggtgggcaccaaactattTATTCGTAAAATGGTATAGTTAAATTTAtagcgtggtttatagacaagcgaatcgatttgatcccaaaatgataaataaattaaataaaatgccaTACTTAACGTTGAAATCAAGATAAAATAACAGACAACTTGGTTCAATAAcgttagacagaaaataaagtattattcaACTTGGAATAttgtgtagcataagtttgttaGAATTTTCGCgtgttacaatggttgttgaagccactatttatagctatacctagggaacaaggtcctaggatcaagcccttcttaaatgacaataatggaGGTTATTGATGGATAtgtaagggtaggtcatgaatgccaaaattctctgcaaCGACTGTGTTATTTAATACTGagaaatatttttcattaaatgtCATGTGGTGACAAACATTCATTTGATTCTGTTGACTGTGTTCCCTTCGGGATCTTCCCGGTGCCAACTGAAGCTGTTGTCTTCGAACCCGGTTTCTACTCGCTTCATCTTCCATCTGTCTCCAGTTCCATATGTCACGCTATCATACAATCATTTAATATAAAATGATTTTTCCCtatacaattattttatggtagatagcaagtgaaataaaaatacacaTATTAACAATATATCGATAAAAGCACCTGAAATAGCTACAGTAGTGAAAAGGGGCATGTTTtcgtaaaataaaaataaaatttttcttttaattaaaacCAGATCATGGTAAATGATAGTACTCCATAACAGGATATTTATTGTAGTAATTTTAATTTAAACATCAAAATAGGTTTTAATTTTCACAGTCCTCGCGTAAGGAATAAGGATTTGAAAAACTCCCTTTTTGTTGTGCAAACCCGAAGAAGGAAACATTGGCTACTGGAAAACTCCCAAGAGCAGCAGCAGAGCCAATTCTTCCGCTAATCGCAGCTTTTGTACTTCCAAAAAAATGGCGTCGGGCGGCGTGGGAGGAGGAGTGGTGGAGTGGCACCTAAGGCCACAAGTACAAAAGAACCCAGTTGTGTTTTTTGACATAACCATCGGCAACATCCCTGCTGGTCGCATCAAGATGGAGCTCTTCGCCGATATAGCTCCCAAAACTGCTGAGAATTTCAGGTTTAAACCCCTCTCAAAAAGAAATGAATTTAAACTATGTTAACAGGGATAATATTTCATACTCCTTTGTAGGTCTC contains:
- the LOC138906099 gene encoding uncharacterized protein — its product is MRNIKEAWFPRPMRSDSSQRDLNLWCEYHGTNGHQTGDCRHLHEEVATLLKNGHLREFLSDWAKNNYGRSQNNAEPSNIGEYPPRLTINMIFGGTEINIVTFLAAKNTNVSVTHSKRRWEVAEDDITFTEEDADGLLLPHNYSLVLSLNVLDFKIKCVLVDPRSSVNIIQWRVLEQAKLTGSIVPAIKLLVRFNLESVTTRG